The Sphaerisporangium siamense genome includes the window AGCGGGATCGCCATGGCGAGGCCGAGCCCGCCCGCGACCGCCATGGCCGCGCCGACCGCGACGGGCGGCATGTGCAGGACGCGGGTGAAGTACAGCGCCCAGATGGTGAACCACAGGCCGTCCCCGAGCGCGGAGACGCCCCGCCCCCACAGCAGGCGCCGCAGCCCCGCCGCCGTGCGGGCCTCGTCCCGGCGCTCGTCCCCCCGGCTCGGCGCGACGACCATGGCACATCCACCTTTCAGGTTTACGTTAAAGATGAACGTAACCGTCGACCTGCCCGTCAAACAGCCATCCTTCAGGATTTCGTGAAGCTTGATAGGCTGAGGCATGAGAGGAGGGGGTGTGCGATGAGCGGATGGGTCGACTCGCGCGAGCCCGTCCTCGCGTCCGTCATCGCCCTGACCCGCGAGCTGGCCGACCCCGTGCGCCTCACCGCGCTCCAGCTCCTGTCCGCGGAAGGGCCGCACACGCTCACCCAGCTCGCCGACGCGCTCGGCGTGTCCGCGCCGCGCCTCGGCAATCATCTCGCGCGGCTGCGCGAGAGCGGGCTGGTCACGGCCGTGCGCACCGGCAGGCACGCCGTCTACCAGGTGGCCTCCCCCGGCCTCGCCGACGTGCTCGCCGCCCTGGCCAGGTACGCGCACACCGACCTCGCCGCGACCGCCGGGTGGCGGGCGACCGCGCGCGACCTCGCCCACACCTGCTACGACCACGCGGCCGGGCTGCTCGGCGTCACCCTGTTCGCCACGCTCGTCGAGCGGGGCGCCCTGCAGCCGCCCGACGGCCGCGACAGCGCGCTCGCCCTCGGGCGCGACACGTCCCTGTTCGCCGCGCTGGGCGTGGACCTGGACGCGGTGCGCCCCGGGCGCCGCAAGCTCGCCACCGCCTGCCTGGACCGCACGCACCGCCTGCCCCATCTCGGCGGCGTCCTCGGCAAGGCCGTGCTCGACGCGTTCGTCGCGCGCGGGCTGGTGACGCCGGCGGAGGGCGCGCGCGAGCTCACCGTCACCCCGCGCGGCGCGGCCGAGCTGCCGTCCCTGCTGCCCGGTTTCACCGCGCCGTGACGCCCGCGGGCTTCCATCCGGTTATCCGTCTTTCACCGCATAACCGCCCATAACTCTATTTCCGGTTTTCAGCGCGGCGTCAGGGCCGCGAACCGCGCGGAAGTCAGGTAAACATGACCGGTGCCGGTCTATGTTGGCCGTTCAGGAATTCCGTACGGTCGAGGAGATGAGGAAAGTCAGGGTCAGAGAGTATGTCCGCCGGTTGAGCAATGGCCGGCTGGTCACCGTCAGAGCCCATATCCGCCGGCTGCCCACCCGCACCGTCATCACCGCGGGTGCGGTCCTCACGGCGTTCGCCATAATCGTGCTGGTCATCTCCGCGCTGCTGCCCGACTCCACGCCCGAGCCGTCCGGCGTGGCCGCGCGGTCCCAGACCACCGCCGCGCCCGCCCCGGTGACGCGCGCCTACCTGGCCGCCGAGCTGCGGCGCCTGCGCGAGGGCGCCGGGCTGTCCCTCGCCAACGCCGGGCGGCGCGCGGGCATCGACGAGCAGCGCGTCACCCGCATCGAGAGCGGCGGCGTCCGTCCCACCGCCCGCGACGTCTCCGCACTGTGCGAGGCGTACGAGCTGTCCGCCGAGGAGCGCAACCGGCTGATGTTCGTGCAGTACCAGCTCGACCGCTGAACCACCCCGGCGATGCCGTGTCGTTGTCGGGGTCACTCCCGGGACGGCGGGGCGCAGGTGTCCCGGGCGGCCCGCCCGCGCGGCGCCGTCCGGGACACCGCTCACGCCGGCGGGCCCGTACGGCGAGTGGCCGGAGTAAGCCGGGTTCGGCTCATAAAAGTGGCGAATCCATCTCGAAGCACGGAGAAACCATCTAAGGTTTCCGAGTTCGGCACCCGCGCTTCGGGCCGGCCCCGCCGACTCGTCGGTGGCAGCCCGGGGGTTCACGGCGATCGTGACGGTTTGCGTAATCTCCGGACATATGGCGTGACATATCAATATTTCACCGGATCCTGGAGAGGGTAACCATGGTGCACGGCAACCCGAACCTTCGCGCCGACGACGCCGACCGCGACCAGGTCACCGCCCTCCTCAGCGAGGCGTACGGAACCGGCCGGCTCACCCGCGAAGAGCTGGACGACCGCCTCGAACGCACCCAGACCGCCCGCTACCGCGGCGACCTCCAGGACCTCGTCAGAGACCTCCAGGCCACCCCTTACCCGCCGTCCCACCCCCAGCGACACACCCCCTGGCAGCAGACCCCGCACATGCCGGACCCCCGCTCCCAGGGCGCCTACGCGCCGGGGTCGTATCCACCGGGCTCCCCCTCGCCGGGGCCGTACTCTCAGGGGCCATACGAACCAGGAGGGTACGCACAGACGCCGTACTCCCAGGGGCCGTACGCGCAGGGACCGGTCTCCCCGCAGGGGTCCCACCTACCGCCCGTGGGCGACTCCGGATACCAGGGCGAGCCGCTGCCGCCGTACCAGTTGCAACAGATCCTCGACCAGCAGATCACCCAGCGCCTCGCCATGGGCTGGCGCCTGGAGAGCCGGCACGGCTGGCAGGCCGTCCTGACCTACGGCGAGCCGCTCAACCCCGGAGTCCACGTCGCCCACGCCGCGATCACCGTCTTGACGTGCCTCGTGTGGGCCATCGTCTGGGCCGTCCACGCCAGTAAGTCGGGCATCCAGCGCCGCGAGCTGATCTCCATAGACGCCTGCGGCAACATCCACGTCCAACCCCTCCCCAAGTAAGCGCCAGCGCCCCGGGGTCGTGTGTCGCGAGGTCAGTGCCGACCGGAGCGGGCCTCGGCGGCGGTCTTGAGGTCGGCCAACCACGCGTCCAGACCCGGTGCGAGGTAGCGGATGGCGGTGTCCGGGTCGGCCTCGATCTGGTCGCCGGTCCAGCTCTCCTCGGTGCGGACGACGACGCCGCCCGTGACCTTGACGAAGTTCCAGACGTGGACGCCCCGGTCGATCCGCAGCCCCTCGCCGATCGCGGGCCCGGTCCAGCGGACGCACCTGTTCTGCTTGATCTGCTGGACGGTGGAGGTGATGACCAGGGTGGTGGCGGGCGTCGAGGGCGTGGCGGGCGCCGGAGTGGTCCACCGGAACCGCGACCCGTCCCGCAGCGGCCCCGGGTCCAGCCGCCTCATGCCGGTGACGGCCCCCTGCCACGAGGGCCAGCCCTCCACGTCGGTGTGCAACTTCCAGACGGTGCTCAGCGGCGCCTTGATGAAGGTCTCGGTCCGATGGCGCAGCTTCGCGGCCGGATCGATGCCCTCACCCCGACAGGTCAGCGAACCCGGGGCGACATGACCGGCCGTCGCCCTCTGACCGGCGGCGGCCGCAC containing:
- a CDS encoding DUF1707 SHOCT-like domain-containing protein encodes the protein MVHGNPNLRADDADRDQVTALLSEAYGTGRLTREELDDRLERTQTARYRGDLQDLVRDLQATPYPPSHPQRHTPWQQTPHMPDPRSQGAYAPGSYPPGSPSPGPYSQGPYEPGGYAQTPYSQGPYAQGPVSPQGSHLPPVGDSGYQGEPLPPYQLQQILDQQITQRLAMGWRLESRHGWQAVLTYGEPLNPGVHVAHAAITVLTCLVWAIVWAVHASKSGIQRRELISIDACGNIHVQPLPK
- a CDS encoding SRPBCC family protein encodes the protein MMDTSPSTAPNRRTPAGVARSLRRGSRRSALVAIPLVAAGLLGAVALPAGAAAAGQRATAGHVAPGSLTCRGEGIDPAAKLRHRTETFIKAPLSTVWKLHTDVEGWPSWQGAVTGMRRLDPGPLRDGSRFRWTTPAPATPSTPATTLVITSTVQQIKQNRCVRWTGPAIGEGLRIDRGVHVWNFVKVTGGVVVRTEESWTGDQIEADPDTAIRYLAPGLDAWLADLKTAAEARSGRH
- a CDS encoding ArsR/SmtB family transcription factor, which produces MSGWVDSREPVLASVIALTRELADPVRLTALQLLSAEGPHTLTQLADALGVSAPRLGNHLARLRESGLVTAVRTGRHAVYQVASPGLADVLAALARYAHTDLAATAGWRATARDLAHTCYDHAAGLLGVTLFATLVERGALQPPDGRDSALALGRDTSLFAALGVDLDAVRPGRRKLATACLDRTHRLPHLGGVLGKAVLDAFVARGLVTPAEGARELTVTPRGAAELPSLLPGFTAP
- a CDS encoding helix-turn-helix domain-containing protein produces the protein MSNGRLVTVRAHIRRLPTRTVITAGAVLTAFAIIVLVISALLPDSTPEPSGVAARSQTTAAPAPVTRAYLAAELRRLREGAGLSLANAGRRAGIDEQRVTRIESGGVRPTARDVSALCEAYELSAEERNRLMFVQYQLDR